TTTGCAGGCGGTGGATAAATTCGCGGCGTGAAATTGGAGAAAGCTTGGGCACGTTAAAAAGCGACTGGAGCTGGTAATTCTATCCTTGTGTCTGCCAGCGAAGGAATGGGTAACCCTTTGGCAATGCTAAATAACAGCCAATCTTCAACGGCTGCCGCCAGATTACGACGACATGCTTCTAGCGTTGGGCCTGTAGCCCAAACGCCGGGCAAGTCGGCGATCTCA
Above is a genomic segment from Candidatus Leptovillus gracilis containing:
- a CDS encoding type II toxin-antitoxin system HicB family antitoxin, which produces MILEYIQKALELAQYEMIEDEEPFYGEIADLPGVWATGPTLEACRRNLAAAVEDWLLFSIAKGLPIPSLADTRIELPAPVAF